In one window of Calditrichota bacterium DNA:
- the ccsA gene encoding cytochrome c biogenesis protein CcsA, whose product MKLGLFLIYGAFVATIFSMWHYYRLSVLEKNRKEIKAAEKSKKMARVGFYAMTIFVSFASVYLWYLIFTHAFQVDYIYRYTSRSLGTGYLFSAFWAGQEGSFLFWTLMTAVMGVAYMQTARRLESYSMLVINIVQLAFLLLLIIASPFAIQNGTPPDGAGLNPLLQNPWMVIHPPVLFLGYAATTIPFAIAFAVLLKQEYKNWEKLALPWALFSSITIGAGIILGAYWAYKVLGWGGYWGWDPVENSSLIAWLVVLALFHGLIVTRLRNTLHKTNFLMAILSFGMVLYATFLTRSGVLADFSVHSFQDLGINGYLTIYVISSIFIGIALLYVRRKSLPNITIEWTFFSKEQVLVLTVLLLSLSAVMTLIGTSSPLITQLLGDPAQVDISFYNKVNMPIAIGMSILLGLAPLLSWREEPFKEIIIRLIPSFVLAVITLIITIVIEMPGFQNIIFTVSAAFALTSNFVVFAQKIKLGWRLVIAPLAHVGVGFLFIGIIISGLFSESERFSLTKNVSKTAMGYDLIYKSDFNSPDGKHGLKIDITQNDETIEGDPRLYMNDYTRSAMSEPFLNEGLFNDFYLSLMQKIDNNSGNSSTFVMSKGEHKDYAGYHITFKTFNMAQNPENKEFVVSAILEFTKEDKTFEVSPSLAMTKGDQHPHPATIPGSEHGAVNPTVTIVGINAEQGQVKLEFDGLDETPTTPKPEQVIVEISNKPFMGVLWIGTIVLTLGTILAMQRRTEEVKLIPKEIEKTTHQKLCPKCKSPNSETAKFCTDCGTKLKTKKAKQSK is encoded by the coding sequence ATGAAATTAGGTCTGTTTTTAATTTATGGAGCGTTTGTAGCTACAATATTTTCAATGTGGCATTACTACCGTTTGTCAGTATTAGAAAAAAATAGAAAAGAAATAAAAGCTGCAGAAAAATCTAAGAAAATGGCAAGGGTTGGATTTTATGCAATGACCATTTTTGTAAGCTTTGCATCTGTTTATTTATGGTATCTAATATTTACCCATGCGTTTCAGGTTGATTATATTTATAGATATACATCGCGCAGTCTTGGTACAGGATATCTTTTTTCCGCATTTTGGGCAGGCCAGGAAGGTTCTTTTCTTTTCTGGACATTAATGACTGCCGTTATGGGTGTTGCATACATGCAAACTGCCCGGCGCCTGGAATCGTATTCCATGCTGGTCATTAATATTGTCCAGTTAGCATTTTTACTATTATTAATTATTGCTAGTCCATTTGCCATCCAAAATGGCACACCACCGGATGGTGCAGGCCTTAATCCATTATTACAAAACCCATGGATGGTAATTCATCCGCCGGTATTATTTTTAGGATATGCTGCAACAACAATTCCATTTGCAATAGCTTTTGCCGTTTTGCTAAAACAGGAATATAAAAATTGGGAAAAACTGGCTTTACCCTGGGCGCTTTTTTCATCGATTACAATAGGTGCAGGAATTATTCTTGGCGCATACTGGGCTTATAAAGTTTTAGGCTGGGGTGGATACTGGGGATGGGATCCTGTTGAAAACTCTTCACTTATAGCCTGGCTCGTTGTGTTGGCTTTATTTCATGGGCTAATAGTAACAAGGCTTCGCAATACGTTGCATAAAACCAATTTTTTAATGGCTATCTTGTCTTTTGGTATGGTCCTTTACGCTACATTTTTAACTCGAAGTGGTGTGTTAGCAGATTTTTCTGTGCACTCATTTCAAGATCTTGGAATTAACGGATATCTCACTATTTATGTTATCTCATCAATTTTTATTGGCATTGCGCTTTTATATGTTCGAAGAAAATCTTTACCAAATATTACAATTGAATGGACATTCTTTTCGAAAGAACAGGTTTTGGTCCTCACGGTACTTTTATTATCCTTAAGCGCGGTTATGACTTTGATCGGTACATCATCGCCGCTAATTACCCAGCTTTTAGGCGATCCTGCGCAGGTCGATATTTCCTTTTATAACAAAGTAAATATGCCTATTGCCATCGGTATGTCCATATTACTTGGCTTGGCACCTTTATTAAGCTGGCGGGAAGAACCTTTCAAAGAAATAATTATCCGGCTTATCCCATCCTTTGTTCTTGCGGTGATTACGCTAATCATTACTATAGTTATAGAAATGCCTGGTTTTCAAAATATAATATTTACTGTTTCAGCGGCATTTGCACTAACCAGTAACTTTGTGGTTTTTGCCCAAAAAATAAAATTAGGCTGGCGTCTGGTTATCGCACCATTGGCTCACGTTGGTGTGGGTTTTTTATTTATTGGAATAATTATCTCAGGGCTTTTTAGCGAATCAGAACGCTTTTCCTTAACTAAAAATGTATCAAAAACTGCCATGGGATATGATCTTATCTACAAGTCTGACTTTAACAGTCCGGATGGAAAACATGGTTTAAAAATTGATATAACACAAAACGATGAGACAATTGAAGGTGATCCGCGATTGTATATGAACGATTATACCAGAAGCGCGATGAGCGAACCATTTTTGAACGAAGGTCTGTTTAACGATTTTTATCTTTCATTAATGCAGAAGATCGATAATAATTCCGGAAACAGTTCCACTTTTGTGATGTCAAAAGGTGAGCATAAAGATTATGCCGGATATCATATTACATTTAAGACTTTTAACATGGCTCAGAATCCTGAGAATAAAGAATTTGTCGTATCGGCAATACTGGAATTTACAAAGGAAGACAAAACCTTTGAAGTGAGTCCATCTTTAGCAATGACAAAAGGAGATCAACATCCTCATCCTGCTACAATACCCGGTTCAGAACATGGGGCAGTTAACCCAACCGTTACAATTGTTGGCATTAATGCTGAGCAAGGACAGGTAAAATTGGAATTTGACGGCTTAGACGAAACTCCTACAACACCAAAACCGGAACAGGTTATAGTAGAAATTAGCAATAAACCATTTATGGGTGTTTTATGGATTGGGACAATTGTTCTCACACTTGGGACAATTTTGGCCATGCAGCGCAGAACAGAAGAAGTGAAGCTAATCCCGAAGGAAATTGAAAAGACCACCCATCAAAAACTTTGTCCAAAATGTAAATCTCCCAATTCTGAAACGGCAAAATTTTGTACGGATTGTGGCACAAAACTTAAAACAAAAAAAGCAAAACAATCAAAGTAA
- a CDS encoding BlaI/MecI/CopY family transcriptional regulator encodes MKLTEPEWQLMNALWKKSPATAREIIEHIPGNVKWAYTTVKTMLSRLVAKKAVSEKKNSNTSIYEPLISQENAQRSAMSTLFDKVLDGAFEPLMHFLVNHKKISAKERQELIRLLEESEK; translated from the coding sequence ATGAAGCTTACCGAGCCCGAATGGCAATTAATGAATGCCCTTTGGAAAAAATCACCAGCAACAGCACGTGAAATAATCGAGCATATTCCCGGGAATGTAAAATGGGCCTACACAACTGTTAAAACAATGCTATCCCGTCTGGTTGCTAAGAAAGCTGTTTCTGAAAAGAAAAATAGTAACACAAGTATTTACGAACCATTAATTTCGCAAGAAAATGCACAGCGTAGTGCAATGTCCACACTTTTTGACAAAGTTCTGGATGGAGCATTTGAACCGCTAATGCATTTCCTGGTGAATCACAAAAAAATCTCTGCAAAAGAGCGCCAGGAACTTATTCGACTATTAGAAGAATCTGAAAAATGA
- a CDS encoding copper-translocating P-type ATPase, giving the protein MKHTYKISGMTCLGCKTSVEVALANLKEVESVAIDLNKEEVVIEMTSHIPIEKLQETLKGAGLHYSIDLPGKENNHSYHQHAIKNLEGGNGIHYCPMNCEDDKTYDSAGSCPVCGMDLLEHPKIETASQYTCPMHPAIIKDAPGDCPICGMDLVPLDPSESEEDKSYLKLLKKMKVAVSFTIPVFIIAMADLIPGNPLGKAFSQLTWNWIQLLLALPVLFYATWMFFERAYKSIVTWNLNMFTLIGIGAGVAFLFSIFALLFPDIFPDQFKTENGTVFVYFEAVTVILTLVLLGQLLEAKAHSQTSGSIKELLKLTPTEATLVTDDEDKIISIDAIKKGDLLRVKPGEKIPVDGKITGGQSYIDESMISGEPIPVDKSVGDTVSSGTINGIKSFVMLAEKVGSETLLSQIIQMVNTASRSKAPIQRLADRISKYFVPIVVLISLVTFVSWYAFGPNPAIVFAFVNAIAVLIIACPCALGLATPMSVMVGVGKGAQNGVLIKNAEALEKLNKVDVLITDKTGTITEGKPTVEKVIDIFGNYDEKLLEYLVAINQYSEHPLANAIVKYGQEKNVRIQESKDFKTIIGKGVTGVVGDKRIAVGNNKMMDQVKSIIPMELEKEVKAEQKLGKTASYISIDGNVVGFVTIKDALKGSSMQAISDLKKHGIEVIMLTGDNKNTANAVADQLNLARYKAECLPEDKLNVIRELQDEGKVVAMAGDGINDAPALARADIGIAMGTGTDIAIENSEVTLVKGDLIGIVRAIRLGEKTVKNIKQNLFFAFIYNILGVPIAAGILFPVFGLLLSPMIAAMAMSFSSVSVIANSLRLKNITLG; this is encoded by the coding sequence ATGAAGCACACATATAAAATATCAGGAATGACCTGCCTAGGCTGTAAAACAAGTGTGGAGGTAGCTTTGGCTAATTTAAAAGAAGTTGAAAGTGTAGCAATTGATTTGAATAAGGAAGAAGTTGTAATTGAAATGACCTCACATATTCCAATAGAAAAACTTCAGGAAACCTTAAAAGGGGCAGGACTGCATTATTCAATTGATTTGCCTGGTAAAGAAAACAATCATTCATATCACCAACATGCTATAAAAAATTTGGAAGGTGGAAATGGGATCCATTATTGCCCGATGAACTGTGAAGATGATAAAACTTATGACAGTGCCGGATCATGCCCAGTATGTGGAATGGATTTATTGGAGCACCCAAAAATCGAAACAGCTTCACAATATACTTGCCCCATGCATCCGGCGATAATAAAAGATGCTCCGGGTGATTGTCCAATTTGTGGAATGGATTTAGTTCCCCTGGACCCATCAGAAAGTGAAGAAGACAAAAGCTATTTAAAATTACTTAAAAAAATGAAAGTGGCCGTTTCATTTACAATCCCCGTTTTTATTATTGCTATGGCAGACTTAATTCCGGGAAATCCGCTGGGGAAAGCATTTTCACAATTAACCTGGAACTGGATTCAGCTGCTATTAGCGCTGCCTGTTCTGTTTTATGCCACCTGGATGTTCTTTGAACGGGCATATAAGTCAATTGTAACTTGGAATCTGAATATGTTCACTCTTATTGGAATTGGCGCGGGCGTTGCTTTTCTATTCAGCATCTTTGCATTGCTTTTCCCGGATATTTTTCCAGACCAATTCAAAACCGAAAATGGAACGGTATTTGTTTACTTTGAGGCTGTTACTGTTATTTTGACCTTGGTTTTATTAGGCCAATTACTTGAAGCTAAAGCGCACAGCCAAACGAGTGGTTCAATAAAAGAATTATTAAAATTAACACCTACTGAAGCCACATTGGTAACAGATGATGAGGATAAAATTATTTCTATCGATGCCATAAAAAAGGGTGATCTTCTTCGTGTAAAACCTGGTGAAAAAATCCCTGTAGATGGAAAAATAACTGGTGGCCAAAGTTATATTGATGAATCAATGATAAGCGGCGAACCAATTCCTGTAGATAAAAGTGTAGGGGATACTGTTAGCTCCGGGACAATAAATGGAATAAAGTCCTTTGTGATGTTAGCTGAAAAAGTAGGGTCAGAAACCTTGCTTTCACAGATAATTCAGATGGTGAATACGGCTAGTAGATCAAAGGCACCTATTCAAAGATTAGCAGATAGAATTTCTAAATACTTTGTTCCGATAGTTGTTTTAATATCATTGGTTACTTTTGTTTCATGGTATGCTTTCGGTCCAAACCCGGCAATAGTATTTGCTTTTGTAAATGCAATTGCTGTTTTAATAATTGCATGTCCATGTGCATTGGGTTTGGCGACTCCTATGTCTGTAATGGTTGGTGTTGGTAAAGGGGCTCAAAATGGTGTGTTGATTAAAAATGCCGAAGCATTGGAAAAATTGAATAAAGTGGATGTGTTAATAACAGATAAAACAGGAACAATAACCGAAGGCAAACCCACTGTTGAAAAAGTTATCGATATTTTTGGTAATTATGATGAGAAATTATTGGAATATCTGGTTGCAATAAATCAATATAGCGAACATCCTCTGGCGAATGCCATTGTAAAATATGGACAAGAAAAGAATGTTCGGATACAGGAATCTAAAGATTTTAAAACAATAATAGGTAAGGGTGTTACAGGAGTTGTCGGCGATAAAAGAATTGCTGTTGGAAATAATAAAATGATGGATCAAGTAAAATCTATAATTCCTATGGAGTTAGAAAAAGAAGTTAAGGCCGAACAAAAGCTTGGCAAAACAGCATCGTATATTTCCATTGATGGAAATGTAGTTGGCTTTGTCACAATTAAGGATGCTCTAAAGGGTAGCAGTATGCAAGCGATTTCAGACTTAAAAAAACATGGTATTGAGGTGATTATGTTAACCGGTGATAATAAAAACACGGCAAATGCTGTTGCTGATCAATTGAATCTTGCACGTTATAAAGCGGAATGTCTACCGGAAGATAAATTAAATGTAATTCGGGAATTACAAGATGAAGGCAAAGTAGTCGCAATGGCCGGAGATGGGATTAATGATGCACCCGCGTTAGCACGGGCTGATATTGGCATTGCAATGGGCACAGGGACAGATATCGCCATTGAAAACAGCGAGGTCACATTGGTAAAAGGTGATCTTATCGGGATTGTTAGGGCCATAAGGTTGGGTGAAAAAACAGTGAAAAATATCAAACAAAATCTTTTTTTTGCTTTTATTTATAATATTTTAGGTGTGCCCATTGCAGCGGGAATTTTATTCCCTGTATTTGGTCTTTTACTTTCACCAATGATTGCGGCAATGGCAATGAGTTTTAGTTCTGTTTCAGTGATTGCTAATTCTTTAAGGTTGAAAAATATAACATTAGGTTAA
- a CDS encoding sigma-70 family RNA polymerase sigma factor, with protein MKDFENALNTHLDEILSFAHSKLNDQQLAADVVQDSLLKAVKAQDQLKEEANIRAWLFSILRNTITDLYRKQAKNKLTIEDPGNLPNADEIDQLACTCMEKLIPTMNEDYAWLIKELELNQKQTSLIAKKLNISENNLKVKRHRARQQLKQRLEETCQMCAKHGCLDCDCEQT; from the coding sequence ATGAAAGATTTTGAAAATGCGTTAAATACTCATCTTGACGAAATATTGTCGTTCGCTCATTCAAAACTCAATGATCAACAATTAGCCGCAGATGTTGTTCAGGATAGTTTGCTTAAAGCTGTAAAAGCACAAGATCAATTAAAAGAAGAAGCCAATATCCGTGCTTGGCTTTTTTCAATTCTTCGTAATACAATTACGGATCTGTATAGAAAGCAAGCTAAAAACAAATTAACTATTGAAGATCCTGGCAACTTACCAAACGCCGATGAAATAGATCAATTAGCTTGTACTTGTATGGAAAAACTAATTCCTACGATGAATGAAGACTATGCGTGGCTTATTAAAGAGCTTGAACTCAATCAAAAACAAACATCTTTAATTGCAAAAAAGCTGAACATTAGCGAAAATAATTTAAAGGTAAAACGACACCGCGCCAGGCAACAGCTTAAACAACGCCTGGAAGAAACTTGCCAGATGTGTGCAAAACATGGCTGCCTGGATTGCGATTGTGAACAGACTTGA
- a CDS encoding efflux RND transporter permease subunit — protein sequence MLEQIIEKSISNRVLVLVSAVLILIGGIYSIFDTPVDAIPDLSDVQVIVYTEYAGQGPNVVEDQVTYPLTTAMLSVPFAKDVRGYSFFGFSMVYIIFEEGTDLYWARSRVLEYLNYAANRLPKNVAPQLGPDATGVGWVFEYVLNGGDEYDLQELRSIQDWYLKYELASVSGVSEVASIGGFVKQYQVEVDPLKLQAFNISISKIRQAIQRSNNDVGGRLVEMGETEFMVRGLGYIKSIDDLKNVPVGMGPNNAPILLGDIANIHIGPELRRGIVEWNGKGETVAGIVVMRFGENALEVIENVKQKIEELKVGLPEGVTIETAYDRSNLIKRAIDNLSEKLLEESLIVALVIIVFLLHLRSSFVAIIVLPLGVLASFIIMRAQGLNANIMSLGGIAIAIGAMVDAVIVMIENAHKHLEGKEGISGEERWKIILKASKEVGPSLFYSLLIITLSFIPVFSLEQQAGRLFKPLAFTKTYAMAASAILAITIVPVLMGYFIRGKIHSEEKHPLSRILIRLYRPVIHFVLKWKWPTIGSAFLIVLITIFPTMRIGSEFMPPLDEGDLLYMPTTLPGISVTKAKELLQQTDKIIAQFPEVKTVFGKIGRAETATDPAPLTMIETTITLKEKSEWRPGMTMEKLIDELNAAVDFPGLTNAWTMPIKTRIDMLSTGIKTPVGIKLMGPDLQVLSDLGQQIEAILKDVPGTSSVIAERVTGGNYLDFDINREAAARYGLTVGDIQDVIMTAVGGMNVTTTVEGLERYPVNVRYSRELRDNIPALKRVLIAAKNGVQIPLGQVADFEIHKGPPGIKSENARRTAWLYVDLRNIDVGSYVDEARKIVTENIDFPAGYSIVWSGQYEYMQRANERLTLVIPITLIIILLLLYFNFKNMTESLIIMLSLPFALVGGIWLMLFAGYNFSVAVAVGFIALAGIAAETGVVMLLYIDNAFKDWKNRGKMNSISDLREAVIHGAVERVRPKLMTVSTTIAGLLPIMWGMGTGSQVMKRIAAPMVGGLVSSTILTLIVIPVIYFMWKEREFKK from the coding sequence ATGCTTGAACAAATAATTGAAAAATCTATAAGCAATCGCGTTTTGGTTTTAGTAAGTGCGGTTTTAATCCTGATTGGCGGGATCTATTCCATTTTTGATACGCCTGTAGATGCGATCCCGGATTTGAGCGATGTGCAGGTAATTGTTTATACGGAATATGCAGGGCAAGGACCAAATGTGGTTGAGGATCAGGTTACTTATCCTTTAACAACGGCGATGCTTTCCGTACCCTTTGCCAAAGATGTTCGCGGATATTCTTTCTTTGGTTTTTCCATGGTTTACATCATTTTTGAAGAAGGCACTGATCTTTATTGGGCGCGAAGCCGTGTGCTGGAATATCTTAATTATGCTGCTAATCGCTTACCCAAAAATGTGGCACCACAACTTGGGCCGGATGCAACTGGTGTCGGTTGGGTTTTTGAATATGTGCTAAATGGCGGTGATGAATATGATTTGCAGGAATTACGATCCATTCAGGATTGGTATTTGAAATATGAGCTGGCCAGTGTCTCAGGTGTTTCCGAGGTTGCTTCAATCGGCGGATTTGTAAAGCAATATCAAGTGGAGGTTGATCCATTAAAACTACAGGCCTTCAATATTTCAATTTCCAAAATCAGGCAAGCTATACAACGCAGCAATAACGATGTCGGCGGCCGGTTGGTGGAAATGGGCGAGACAGAGTTTATGGTTCGTGGGCTCGGTTACATAAAATCTATTGATGATTTAAAAAATGTGCCGGTTGGCATGGGGCCAAATAATGCGCCCATTCTGCTTGGCGATATTGCCAATATTCATATTGGACCTGAATTGCGACGTGGAATTGTGGAATGGAATGGCAAAGGCGAAACGGTAGCCGGGATTGTTGTTATGCGTTTTGGGGAAAACGCGCTGGAAGTTATTGAAAATGTAAAGCAAAAAATTGAGGAGCTAAAGGTTGGCTTGCCTGAGGGCGTCACTATCGAAACAGCTTATGACCGATCAAACCTGATAAAACGCGCCATCGATAATCTGAGTGAAAAGCTGCTTGAGGAAAGCCTGATTGTTGCCCTGGTTATAATAGTTTTTCTGCTCCATTTGCGTAGCTCTTTTGTGGCGATTATTGTCCTGCCACTTGGAGTTTTAGCATCGTTTATAATAATGCGCGCCCAGGGATTAAATGCCAATATAATGTCTCTTGGTGGGATAGCCATTGCCATTGGCGCTATGGTGGATGCGGTGATTGTGATGATTGAGAATGCCCACAAACATTTGGAGGGAAAGGAAGGCATTTCCGGGGAAGAGCGTTGGAAAATTATTTTAAAAGCCTCTAAAGAAGTTGGTCCATCTCTATTTTATTCGCTTTTAATAATAACGCTTTCTTTTATTCCCGTCTTCTCGCTGGAACAACAGGCAGGCAGGTTGTTTAAACCATTGGCTTTTACAAAAACTTATGCTATGGCTGCTTCGGCAATTTTGGCGATCACTATTGTACCGGTTTTAATGGGCTATTTTATCCGCGGCAAAATTCACTCTGAGGAGAAACATCCTTTAAGCCGTATATTGATTCGTTTATACCGACCGGTAATTCATTTTGTTTTAAAATGGAAATGGCCAACCATTGGCAGCGCTTTTTTGATCGTACTTATTACTATTTTCCCAACCATGCGCATAGGGTCAGAATTTATGCCGCCTTTAGATGAAGGTGACTTGCTTTATATGCCTACAACTTTGCCGGGAATATCCGTCACCAAAGCAAAAGAATTGTTGCAGCAAACTGATAAAATTATTGCCCAATTCCCGGAAGTGAAAACCGTGTTTGGCAAAATTGGTCGCGCAGAAACTGCAACCGATCCGGCACCGTTGACGATGATCGAAACGACAATCACTTTAAAAGAAAAATCCGAATGGCGACCGGGTATGACCATGGAAAAACTGATTGATGAGCTCAATGCGGCAGTTGATTTTCCCGGTTTGACAAATGCCTGGACCATGCCCATAAAAACACGCATTGATATGTTGAGTACCGGTATCAAAACACCTGTTGGAATAAAATTGATGGGACCGGATTTGCAGGTTTTGAGTGATCTTGGCCAGCAGATTGAAGCAATATTAAAGGACGTACCCGGGACATCCAGCGTAATTGCGGAAAGGGTTACTGGCGGAAATTATCTCGACTTTGATATTAATCGTGAAGCGGCCGCGCGTTATGGTTTAACCGTTGGTGATATTCAGGATGTTATCATGACGGCTGTTGGTGGAATGAATGTTACAACAACTGTTGAAGGTTTGGAAAGGTATCCTGTAAATGTGCGCTACAGCCGCGAGCTCCGTGATAATATTCCGGCCTTGAAACGCGTTTTAATTGCCGCTAAAAATGGTGTTCAAATTCCATTGGGGCAAGTTGCTGATTTTGAAATCCATAAAGGCCCGCCGGGTATTAAAAGCGAAAATGCAAGAAGGACTGCATGGTTATATGTTGATCTGCGAAATATAGATGTCGGCAGTTATGTGGACGAGGCTCGTAAAATCGTAACCGAAAACATCGATTTCCCTGCTGGTTACAGCATTGTGTGGAGTGGGCAGTACGAATATATGCAACGGGCCAATGAACGCCTTACGCTGGTAATACCAATCACGCTAATAATAATTTTGTTGCTGCTTTATTTTAATTTTAAAAATATGACTGAAAGCCTGATTATTATGTTATCGCTTCCTTTTGCACTGGTTGGAGGTATTTGGCTGATGTTGTTTGCAGGGTATAATTTTAGTGTTGCAGTAGCTGTAGGTTTTATTGCCCTGGCAGGGATTGCTGCTGAGACCGGTGTTGTGATGCTGCTTTACATCGACAATGCTTTTAAAGATTGGAAAAATAGGGGCAAGATGAATTCTATTTCTGATTTGAGAGAAGCTGTAATACATGGAGCTGTAGAACGCGTACGCCCAAAACTGATGACGGTAAGTACGACTATTGCAGGTTTATTACCGATTATGTGGGGCATGGGTACCGGCTCGCAAGTAATGAAACGGATTGCCGCACCAATGGTTGGCGGGTTGGTCAGTTCAACTATTTTAACACTGATTGTTATCCCGGTAATTTATTTTATGTGGAAAGAACGGGAATTTAAAAAGTAA
- a CDS encoding efflux RND transporter periplasmic adaptor subunit, producing the protein MKNIILIAFGILIGAVGFYLFSPGEPTNVETAEQLYTCGMHPEVLEPEPGNCPICEMKLLPVNLSGPAGKKNNDERKILYWQAPMDPTEIYDEPGQSKMGMDLVPVYDDASGNGGGIFVEGRIQQNMNMRFSEVSHKTLKRSIRAFGRVRVAENREYTVTTKINGWIEKLHFNTTGQYVKKGQPLLEIYSPQLVSTQEEFLMAYNSLEKIDDVHSGAFNNTYSLYNSAKRRLELWDIPDQEIERLKNTGEVKRTTVLRSPVNGYLIHKAVVEGDKVGGANLPHLFLIADLSQVWVEATVFENELPLLKKGQKAHLNLDFANHSFEGTLDFIYPYLDPKTRSAHVRLKFDNPHLLLKPDMHATVNIEAEAASEVLAIPSEAVIHTGLRDIVFIEQEKGHFQPRQVKLGAESDDGFVQVLGGLFLSERVVTSGQFLLDSESQTREAIAKIRAAKQSPKSEDMPKMEMDDKEESIKTNLELHDHDPEIELDQSKLFTCPMHPEFITSDPDARCPFCKMKLNEMDEFAEPDNLYTCPMHPEYVSTESSDRCPICEMKLVEKEVR; encoded by the coding sequence ATGAAAAACATAATTCTTATAGCTTTCGGCATATTAATTGGAGCAGTTGGTTTTTACCTGTTTAGCCCGGGTGAACCAACGAATGTTGAAACAGCAGAACAGCTTTATACCTGTGGAATGCATCCGGAGGTTCTTGAGCCTGAACCCGGTAATTGTCCTATCTGCGAGATGAAGCTTTTGCCGGTAAACCTTTCGGGTCCTGCCGGGAAGAAAAATAATGATGAGCGTAAAATTTTGTATTGGCAGGCGCCTATGGATCCAACAGAAATTTATGACGAGCCCGGCCAATCTAAAATGGGAATGGATCTTGTGCCTGTTTATGATGATGCGAGTGGAAATGGCGGAGGCATTTTTGTAGAGGGACGCATTCAGCAAAATATGAATATGCGCTTTTCCGAGGTTAGCCATAAAACCCTTAAAAGAAGTATCCGGGCGTTTGGCCGCGTGCGAGTGGCTGAAAACCGCGAATATACGGTTACAACCAAAATAAATGGCTGGATTGAAAAACTGCATTTTAACACCACAGGCCAGTATGTAAAAAAAGGGCAGCCTTTGTTGGAAATTTATTCTCCGCAACTTGTCTCAACCCAGGAAGAATTTTTGATGGCTTACAATTCTCTTGAAAAAATTGACGATGTTCATTCCGGGGCATTTAATAATACATATTCACTTTATAACTCTGCCAAGCGCCGCCTGGAGCTATGGGATATCCCGGATCAGGAAATTGAGCGATTGAAAAACACCGGAGAGGTTAAACGAACTACAGTTTTGCGATCTCCCGTAAATGGATATCTGATTCACAAAGCAGTTGTTGAAGGCGATAAAGTGGGTGGAGCAAATTTACCACACCTTTTCTTAATTGCAGATTTGTCTCAGGTTTGGGTTGAAGCTACTGTTTTTGAAAATGAATTGCCACTGCTTAAAAAAGGTCAAAAAGCACATTTAAATCTGGATTTTGCCAACCATAGTTTTGAAGGTACGCTTGATTTCATTTATCCATATCTTGATCCAAAAACAAGATCCGCTCATGTCCGCTTAAAATTTGATAATCCTCACCTTTTGTTAAAACCGGATATGCATGCCACAGTAAACATTGAAGCAGAAGCTGCCAGTGAAGTTTTGGCAATTCCGTCTGAAGCCGTGATCCATACGGGTTTGCGTGACATTGTTTTTATTGAGCAGGAAAAAGGACATTTTCAACCACGCCAGGTGAAGCTCGGTGCAGAATCGGATGATGGGTTTGTGCAGGTATTGGGTGGATTGTTTTTGAGTGAACGTGTTGTTACATCCGGACAATTTTTATTGGATTCCGAAAGCCAAACCAGAGAGGCCATCGCCAAGATCCGCGCAGCAAAGCAAAGCCCGAAATCCGAGGATATGCCAAAAATGGAAATGGATGATAAAGAGGAATCAATTAAGACTAATCTTGAATTGCATGATCATGATCCGGAAATAGAGTTGGATCAATCAAAATTATTCACTTGTCCTATGCATCCTGAATTTATTACAAGTGATCCTGATGCGCGGTGCCCATTTTGCAAAATGAAACTGAATGAGATGGATGAATTTGCTGAACCAGATAATCTTTATACATGTCCGATGCACCCGGAATATGTTTCAACAGAATCGAGTGACCGTTGTCCGATTTGTGAAATGAAGCTTGTGGAGAAAGAAGTTCGGTAA